The Thermoanaerobaculia bacterium genome includes a window with the following:
- a CDS encoding class I SAM-dependent methyltransferase, whose amino-acid sequence MIRFDFSEPAGDYLGRLSRLRWRRAFQAADGRLSGTLEVREEKAIAVPGSAAALFAAAERCPGSTVYPLESGAGWQPPPASTLRELEEACPPIAGEARPLSTEPVSWAARFVPDAADRRSAVASAGFRVVRFSPSFGARQEIVSRIPPATRRLLDVGCGTGETAAAAKRTTGARVEGIERDRRLAEAARPRLDAVHDGDALDVLCAIAARGEEFDAFLFADVLEHCRDPHAVLDAARGVASPGATVIVSVPNAAGAPILADLVAGRFDPVPAGPEDAGHLRWFTRRTLRELLDETGFSVVAIDPLPLPRDDGFGRRLAAAGVAFDPEELGAIQWVATARS is encoded by the coding sequence TTGATCCGCTTCGACTTTTCCGAGCCGGCGGGAGACTACCTGGGCAGGCTCTCCCGCCTGCGGTGGCGGCGGGCGTTCCAGGCGGCGGACGGCCGGCTCTCCGGGACGCTCGAGGTACGGGAGGAAAAGGCGATCGCGGTGCCCGGTTCGGCGGCCGCCCTCTTCGCGGCGGCGGAGCGCTGTCCCGGTTCGACCGTCTACCCCCTCGAATCGGGAGCCGGATGGCAGCCTCCGCCGGCGTCGACCCTTCGCGAGCTCGAGGAGGCGTGCCCGCCCATCGCGGGAGAGGCGCGGCCGCTCTCGACCGAGCCGGTCTCCTGGGCGGCGCGATTCGTTCCCGATGCGGCGGACCGGCGGTCCGCCGTCGCCTCGGCCGGCTTCCGGGTCGTCCGGTTCTCTCCGTCGTTCGGCGCGCGGCAGGAGATCGTCTCGCGGATCCCTCCCGCGACGCGCCGGCTGCTCGACGTGGGGTGCGGAACCGGAGAAACCGCGGCCGCCGCGAAGAGGACGACGGGAGCGAGGGTCGAGGGAATCGAGCGGGATCGCCGGCTCGCGGAGGCGGCGCGTCCCCGGCTGGACGCGGTCCACGACGGCGACGCGCTCGACGTGCTTTGCGCGATCGCCGCGCGCGGGGAGGAGTTCGACGCTTTCCTCTTCGCCGACGTTCTGGAGCACTGCCGGGACCCGCACGCCGTGCTGGACGCGGCCCGGGGCGTCGCGTCGCCGGGCGCGACGGTGATCGTCTCCGTCCCGAACGCCGCCGGGGCGCCGATCCTGGCGGACCTCGTCGCCGGCCGCTTCGACCCGGTTCCGGCCGGTCCCGAGGACGCCGGACACCTGCGCTGGTTCACCCGGCGCACGCTCCGCGAGCTTCTGGACGAGACCGGGTTTTCCGTGGTCGCGATCGACCCGCTGCCCCTGCCTCGCGACGACGGTTTCGGCCGCCGCCTCGCCGCCGCCGGCGTCGCCTTCGATCCGGAGGAGCTCGGCGCGATCCAGTGGGTCGCGACCGCGCGGTCGTGA
- a CDS encoding glycosyltransferase family 4 protein, translating into MKIAYLLASSGLSGGAKVVYQQAEGLARRGHRVTIVCPEPPPEWAGTSAAVHELGSFSSSEALAGADAVVATFWTTLEPASRAARGAAFHLCQGIESDTEFYAGERPAIEAAYRLVPKKLVVSPHLVGFLHERGFRDVENVGQTFDASAFRVEARIFREGSPRILLPGIFEIDAKGVAEALEALSRLRERGASFRVVRLSAEPVSAAERKTKVVDEYHCGLSPLRVPALLERTDLFLGPNHEVEGFGLPSLEALAAGLPAALSDTSSHREIAGESAVYFPPGDVRAIAAAVERLLAEPETRRRLSAEGPARASRYRTSDVVDRLEGIFAAAVRKRGAAR; encoded by the coding sequence ATGAAGATCGCCTATCTCCTCGCGTCGAGCGGGCTGTCGGGCGGCGCGAAGGTCGTTTATCAGCAGGCGGAGGGGCTCGCGCGCCGCGGTCACCGCGTGACGATCGTCTGTCCCGAGCCGCCCCCCGAGTGGGCGGGAACGTCGGCGGCTGTTCACGAGCTCGGTTCCTTTTCCTCCTCGGAGGCGCTCGCCGGGGCCGATGCCGTCGTCGCGACCTTCTGGACGACGCTCGAGCCGGCCTCGCGCGCCGCGCGGGGCGCGGCCTTCCACCTCTGCCAGGGGATCGAGAGCGACACCGAGTTCTACGCGGGAGAGCGCCCGGCGATCGAAGCCGCTTACCGCCTCGTCCCGAAGAAGCTCGTCGTTTCGCCGCACCTCGTCGGTTTCCTCCACGAGCGCGGATTTCGCGACGTGGAGAACGTCGGCCAGACGTTCGACGCCTCCGCGTTCCGCGTCGAAGCGCGGATCTTTCGCGAGGGGTCTCCGCGGATCCTTCTGCCGGGGATCTTCGAGATCGACGCAAAGGGTGTGGCCGAGGCGCTGGAAGCGCTGTCCCGGCTCCGGGAGCGGGGCGCTTCCTTCCGGGTCGTTCGGCTCTCCGCCGAGCCGGTCTCGGCCGCGGAGAGAAAGACGAAGGTGGTCGACGAGTACCATTGCGGCCTGTCACCGCTGCGCGTCCCCGCTCTGCTCGAGCGGACGGACCTTTTCCTCGGCCCCAACCACGAGGTCGAAGGCTTCGGGCTTCCGAGCCTCGAGGCGCTCGCCGCCGGGCTGCCGGCGGCCCTTTCCGACACCTCCTCGCACCGCGAAATCGCGGGAGAGTCGGCGGTCTATTTTCCGCCGGGGGACGTCCGCGCGATCGCCGCCGCCGTCGAGCGGCTCCTCGCGGAGCCGGAAACGCGGCGGAGGCTCTCCGCGGAAGGGCCGGCGCGCGCGAGCCGTTACCGGACGAGCGACGTGGTCGACCGGCTCGAAGGCATCTTCGCGGCGGCGGTTCGGAAACGGGGAGCGGCGCGATGA
- a CDS encoding glycosyltransferase, which yields MTMKEVSAVVVSHRSAAEAATAVASLRRAVEEAGVSGEVVLVDCGSGPEELPALQSAAADRLLSIENRGYSGGVNAGIAASRGRLLLLCNADVEIAPGALAPLLAAAARPETGAAAPVQHADSAGRILLPTGFGPGFGRDLGQAFGNRGGAARRFAGRAREEWRLWTEGGETDYLAGSILATRREVLDRVGRFDERFPFEFEETEWEDRVRAAGFRLLVVAGSRARHAAGISASRNPETAARRSASRSFYRRRRYGRAGAALLAAAETILSSAPAAPPLTGIPARGSEWAAAFSPNPSVLPFAGVSLAASVDAREIAAVLGGAMYVRVFRTADGRPEPIARALP from the coding sequence ATGACGATGAAGGAAGTCTCGGCGGTCGTCGTCAGCCACCGGTCCGCTGCCGAAGCGGCGACCGCGGTCGCGAGCCTCCGCCGGGCGGTCGAGGAAGCCGGGGTTTCCGGAGAGGTCGTCCTCGTCGACTGCGGCTCCGGCCCGGAGGAGCTCCCGGCGCTCCAGTCGGCGGCGGCCGATCGCCTCCTTTCCATCGAGAACCGCGGGTACTCGGGCGGGGTCAACGCGGGGATCGCCGCGTCGCGCGGGCGGCTCCTGCTTCTCTGCAACGCCGACGTCGAGATCGCTCCGGGCGCCCTCGCCCCGCTGCTCGCCGCCGCCGCGCGTCCCGAGACGGGGGCGGCGGCCCCCGTCCAGCACGCCGACTCCGCGGGCCGGATCCTCCTGCCGACGGGATTCGGCCCCGGTTTCGGCCGCGACCTCGGCCAGGCGTTCGGCAATCGCGGCGGGGCCGCCCGCCGGTTCGCGGGCCGCGCGCGGGAAGAGTGGCGTCTCTGGACCGAAGGAGGGGAGACCGACTATCTCGCGGGCTCGATCCTCGCGACGCGGCGGGAGGTCCTCGACCGCGTCGGCCGGTTCGACGAGCGCTTTCCATTCGAGTTCGAGGAGACGGAATGGGAGGATCGGGTCCGCGCCGCCGGCTTCCGGCTTCTCGTCGTCGCCGGCTCCCGTGCGCGGCACGCCGCGGGGATTTCGGCATCCCGCAACCCGGAGACGGCCGCCCGGCGGAGCGCGTCGAGGTCCTTCTACCGGCGGCGCCGTTACGGTCGCGCCGGGGCGGCGCTGCTCGCGGCCGCGGAGACGATCCTTTCGTCGGCGCCCGCCGCGCCGCCGCTCACCGGGATCCCGGCGCGCGGTTCGGAATGGGCGGCCGCCTTCTCGCCCAATCCGTCCGTTCTTCCTTTCGCGGGAGTCTCGCTCGCCGCCTCCGTCGACGCGCGTGAGATCGCCGCCGTTCTCGGCGGCGCGATGTACGTCCGCGTCTTCCGGACGGCGGACGGCCGGCCGGAACCGATCGCGCGGGCGCTGCCGTGA